The following proteins are co-located in the Methanoregula sp. UBA64 genome:
- a CDS encoding type II glyceraldehyde-3-phosphate dehydrogenase, translating into MIKVAINGYGTIGKRVADAVAAQKDMKVIGVSKTRPNAEAFIAKQRGYPLYIADISKKAAFEKAGLTVAGSVEDMCKAADVIVDATPGDVGATNKPLYEKLGKKALWQGGEDHEVAGFSFNSSCNFKDAIGRQFVRVVSCNTTGLCRIINEVDKAFGVEHVHAIMVRRGSDPGEIKKGPIDAVVLDPVTVPSHHGPDVQTVLPHISITTMAMIVPTTMMHMHAIRITTKKPVNRENVIELIKNHPRMGLVKKTAGIKSTAELKEFAMDLGRQRADLYENCIFEDSIYAEKNELCFFQAIHQEADVVVENVDAIRAMAGLAKDGAASIKLTNDALHFVPIQNNH; encoded by the coding sequence ATGATCAAGGTTGCCATCAACGGGTACGGTACCATCGGGAAGCGTGTCGCCGATGCGGTTGCAGCCCAGAAGGACATGAAAGTGATCGGCGTCTCCAAGACCCGCCCGAATGCTGAGGCTTTTATTGCAAAGCAGCGCGGGTATCCCCTCTACATTGCGGATATTTCAAAGAAGGCGGCGTTCGAGAAAGCAGGCCTCACGGTTGCCGGTTCGGTCGAGGACATGTGCAAAGCGGCCGATGTGATCGTGGACGCGACACCCGGGGATGTCGGGGCGACCAACAAACCGCTCTACGAGAAACTGGGGAAAAAGGCGCTCTGGCAGGGCGGCGAGGACCACGAAGTAGCCGGGTTCTCCTTTAACTCGTCCTGCAATTTCAAGGACGCCATCGGCCGGCAGTTCGTCCGGGTGGTCTCCTGCAACACCACCGGCCTGTGCCGGATCATCAACGAAGTAGACAAGGCATTCGGCGTCGAGCACGTCCACGCGATCATGGTCCGGCGCGGATCGGACCCCGGCGAGATCAAGAAGGGACCGATCGATGCCGTGGTCCTCGACCCGGTAACGGTCCCGAGCCACCACGGCCCCGATGTCCAGACCGTGCTCCCCCACATCTCGATCACCACGATGGCAATGATCGTCCCGACCACGATGATGCACATGCACGCGATCCGGATCACCACGAAAAAACCGGTGAACCGCGAGAACGTGATCGAGCTTATCAAAAACCACCCACGGATGGGCCTCGTCAAGAAGACCGCCGGGATAAAAAGCACCGCGGAACTCAAGGAGTTTGCCATGGACCTCGGGCGGCAGCGGGCCGACCTGTACGAGAACTGCATCTTCGAGGACTCGATCTATGCCGAGAAGAACGAGCTCTGCTTCTTCCAGGCCATCCACCAGGAGGCCGATGTGGTAGTCGAGAACGTGGACGCGATCCGCGCGATGGCAGGTCTTGCAAAAGACGGCGCTGCATCCATAAAACTCACCAACGACGCCCTGCACTTTGTTCCCATCCAGAACAACCATTAA
- a CDS encoding DUF367 family protein: protein MIPLVAYRDNSCDPRKCTVKKLERAGHLRIVKTISQIPRNTLLLDPTAEKALSPEDKNVKSITALDCSWEVLDTGAVSSWRIRRALPFLMAANPVNFGKPCKLTSVEAIAAALYILGEQERAAQILGCVSWGIRFLEVNKEPLELYVTAKDSTEVVKFQALFL, encoded by the coding sequence ATGATTCCGCTTGTTGCCTACCGGGACAACAGCTGCGATCCCCGGAAGTGCACGGTAAAGAAACTGGAGCGGGCAGGACACCTGCGGATCGTAAAAACGATCTCGCAGATCCCGCGAAATACCCTGCTTTTAGACCCGACCGCGGAAAAGGCCCTCTCACCCGAAGACAAAAACGTGAAATCGATCACCGCCCTCGACTGCTCGTGGGAGGTGCTCGATACCGGGGCGGTGAGCTCCTGGCGGATCCGGCGGGCGCTGCCGTTTTTGATGGCGGCAAATCCCGTGAACTTCGGCAAACCCTGCAAGCTGACCTCGGTAGAAGCGATTGCCGCAGCCCTCTACATCCTTGGCGAACAGGAGCGGGCGGCACAGATCCTCGGCTGTGTCAGCTGGGGCATCCGGTTTTTAGAAGTCAACAAGGAGCCGCTGGAGCTCTATGTCACGGCAAAGGACAGCACCGAGGTCGTAAAGTTCCAGGCGCTGTTTTTGTAA
- a CDS encoding nucleoside 2-deoxyribosyltransferase: protein MYVLCAPCILSPALRAKGITHPSDIALFAKSIGRCKKFGIEVVPLPCPETRYLGADREPGTFLERLNTPEFATLLDELVGKVNDIVKERGPPLCILGVNSSPTCGVTSTYYGTENGRPPKREGRGVFYAKFPEIPALDVTEFSQYRVYLAAPLFSEAERSYNARVAAVLKEHCFEVFLPQESGDNHAIRGRDEHRRIFAKNKRAIHDADIVIAIIDGADADSGTAWEMGYAAALKKNVIALRTDFRMAGSHERVNLMLEEGATVVSDTGGMLAALGMPVVSRPEKEPAVE from the coding sequence ATGTACGTGCTCTGCGCTCCCTGTATCCTCTCCCCGGCACTTCGGGCAAAGGGGATTACGCACCCCTCCGATATCGCCCTTTTTGCAAAGTCGATCGGACGGTGCAAAAAGTTCGGGATCGAGGTCGTGCCTCTCCCCTGCCCCGAGACCCGGTACCTGGGTGCGGACCGCGAGCCCGGCACCTTCCTCGAACGCCTCAACACCCCGGAGTTTGCCACCCTCCTTGACGAACTTGTCGGGAAGGTAAACGATATCGTAAAAGAACGCGGCCCGCCGCTCTGTATCCTCGGCGTCAACTCCTCGCCGACCTGCGGGGTCACGAGCACGTATTACGGTACTGAAAACGGGAGGCCGCCAAAAAGAGAGGGACGGGGCGTCTTTTACGCAAAATTCCCGGAGATCCCGGCGCTCGACGTTACTGAGTTCTCGCAGTACCGGGTCTATCTCGCCGCCCCGCTCTTCTCCGAGGCCGAACGCTCGTACAATGCCCGTGTTGCAGCCGTGCTCAAAGAACACTGTTTCGAGGTCTTCCTCCCGCAGGAGAGCGGAGACAACCATGCAATACGGGGCCGGGACGAGCACCGCCGGATTTTTGCCAAAAACAAACGGGCGATCCACGACGCAGACATCGTGATAGCCATCATCGACGGGGCCGATGCAGATTCGGGGACCGCGTGGGAGATGGGCTATGCGGCAGCGCTCAAAAAGAACGTGATCGCTCTCCGGACCGATTTCAGGATGGCCGGCAGCCACGAGCGGGTCAACCTCATGCTCGAAGAGGGTGCGACCGTGGTATCAGATACCGGCGGGATGCTTGCGGCGCTGGGGATGCCGGTAGTATCCCGGCCCGAAAAAGAACCGGCCGTTGAATAA
- a CDS encoding glycosyltransferase family 39 protein has translation MTNRIVSAMAKKKDGDKRGSRQDAAGECDLDDGYVSPVASFRDITFENIRSLVTKSRYVQALILLTIAGFILRFYNLGYNSLWLDEATTYSYSSHSIFGIWGLTTGGEFNPPLFYWIEHVLLMFGNSEAILRFVPALLGVLSIPVFYLVGKEFLDRNTGIIAAAACAVSPFLIYYSQEARAYAVMLFFVALATLFFLKAMKTGSWTEWVLFGVFSALAFWTHFYAFVMIAALVLYALIIWAPKIRTELNNLKLLAAGVVVFVVLTLPLILVTIGLFATRTASAPTYGIQGLTLIPETFSQISGFNELVMVLFIVLFAIGIIQAFLIDKNKGIFLVLVTILTFVISFILSFKMPMLPRYLIFLTLVFFIGIALCYRTLYSLWRSRAVVYCFIAMFCIISGASLAASGYYTGYSKEDWRGFSQALAERTSPGDIVVAVPGYMTQPLDYYYSAGKDNTRESGATTGKDLENVYAGRGNSTIFFVVTSDISAADPNGDAVLWLKNNTKFAGQDTGIYLFTSQ, from the coding sequence TTGACAAATAGAATAGTGAGCGCGATGGCAAAGAAAAAAGACGGAGATAAACGAGGGTCCCGGCAGGATGCAGCCGGGGAATGCGATCTGGATGATGGCTATGTGTCCCCGGTTGCATCGTTCCGGGACATTACTTTTGAAAATATCCGGTCGCTTGTCACGAAAAGCCGGTATGTCCAGGCCCTGATACTTCTTACCATCGCCGGGTTTATCCTGCGGTTCTATAATCTCGGGTACAACTCCCTCTGGCTGGATGAAGCCACTACGTATAGCTATTCGTCACACTCCATTTTTGGCATCTGGGGGTTGACCACTGGAGGGGAATTCAACCCGCCGCTCTTCTACTGGATCGAGCATGTCCTGCTGATGTTCGGAAACAGTGAGGCCATCCTGCGTTTTGTCCCGGCACTGCTCGGTGTTCTTTCCATACCTGTCTTTTATCTTGTCGGGAAGGAATTCCTTGACCGGAACACCGGGATTATTGCCGCCGCTGCCTGTGCGGTCTCGCCCTTTTTGATCTACTACTCCCAGGAAGCCCGGGCATATGCGGTGATGCTCTTTTTTGTCGCCCTCGCAACGCTCTTCTTCTTAAAAGCCATGAAAACCGGTTCATGGACAGAATGGGTGCTGTTCGGTGTCTTTTCAGCCCTCGCGTTCTGGACCCATTTCTATGCATTCGTGATGATCGCAGCGCTGGTCCTGTATGCGCTCATCATCTGGGCACCGAAGATCCGTACCGAGCTCAATAACCTGAAGCTGCTCGCGGCGGGGGTCGTTGTATTTGTGGTCCTCACACTCCCCCTGATCCTGGTTACGATCGGCCTCTTTGCAACACGAACGGCCTCAGCACCGACCTACGGGATCCAGGGACTGACCCTGATTCCCGAAACCTTCAGCCAGATCTCCGGGTTCAACGAGCTGGTCATGGTCCTGTTTATCGTGCTCTTTGCCATTGGAATCATCCAGGCATTTCTTATCGACAAAAACAAGGGAATTTTCCTGGTACTGGTTACTATCCTGACCTTTGTCATCAGCTTTATCCTCTCGTTTAAAATGCCGATGCTGCCCCGCTACCTGATCTTTTTGACCCTTGTCTTTTTCATCGGGATTGCTCTGTGTTACCGTACCCTGTATTCCCTGTGGAGGAGCCGGGCTGTTGTGTATTGCTTTATCGCGATGTTCTGCATTATCAGCGGTGCATCCCTTGCTGCAAGCGGGTATTATACCGGGTATTCCAAGGAGGACTGGCGGGGTTTCTCTCAGGCACTGGCAGAACGGACGAGTCCCGGAGATATCGTGGTCGCAGTTCCCGGGTATATGACCCAGCCGCTCGATTACTATTATTCGGCCGGTAAGGACAATACCCGTGAATCTGGTGCAACAACCGGTAAAGATCTTGAAAACGTCTATGCCGGGCGGGGCAACAGTACGATCTTCTTTGTTGTCACCTCGGATATCAGTGCAGCTGATCCCAACGGGGATGCTGTTCTCTGGCTCAAGAACAATACGAAATTTGCCGGACAGGATACCGGAATTTACCTCTTTACCTCACAATAA
- a CDS encoding GtrA family protein: protein MYDLTVIIPTFKEEANIAAIIREVDTVFSRNAINGEILVVDDNSPDRTIPIVRDIQQTKSNVSLVVRKNDPGLSQSVVEGFHTAQSDIFLVIDADLSHPPAHIPEMLAEIRAGSDIVIGSRYMQGGGIQKWPLKRRVISLGATFLGRLLFPEIHDPVSGFFAVKKGVVEDAPLKPRGYKILLEVLGKGHWKTAKEIPFEFVDRAVGSSKLGLKTIVDYAAQVTDNARYSWNHHDSAVWQEWKKLFKFGMVGLSGIVVNEGLLIYLKEFVHLVLPVASIIAIELSIISNFILNDLWTFRADREEHALGHRWQRFISFQVVSVGGAAINFAILNVLATWAGVDYRIANILGILVAFIWNFLVNRRVTWQRK from the coding sequence ATGTACGACCTGACTGTCATCATCCCCACATTTAAGGAAGAAGCAAACATCGCTGCAATCATCCGTGAAGTGGACACCGTCTTCTCCCGGAATGCCATTAATGGCGAGATCCTTGTGGTGGATGACAATTCACCGGACCGAACAATTCCCATTGTCAGGGACATACAACAGACCAAATCCAATGTCAGCCTTGTTGTCAGGAAAAACGATCCGGGACTTTCCCAGTCCGTTGTGGAGGGGTTCCATACAGCGCAGTCGGATATCTTTCTGGTAATCGATGCAGACCTCTCCCATCCCCCTGCACACATCCCGGAGATGCTCGCTGAGATCAGGGCCGGCAGCGATATCGTCATCGGCAGCAGGTACATGCAGGGAGGGGGGATCCAGAAATGGCCACTCAAGCGCCGGGTAATCTCCCTTGGGGCCACCTTCCTTGGCCGGCTGCTCTTCCCGGAGATTCATGACCCGGTCAGCGGTTTTTTTGCGGTTAAAAAGGGTGTTGTCGAAGATGCCCCCCTTAAACCGCGGGGATATAAGATACTCCTCGAGGTGCTCGGGAAAGGTCACTGGAAGACAGCAAAGGAGATCCCGTTTGAATTTGTGGACCGGGCGGTCGGCTCAAGCAAGCTGGGCCTAAAAACCATCGTTGATTACGCAGCCCAGGTAACCGATAATGCCCGATATTCCTGGAACCACCACGACAGCGCGGTCTGGCAGGAGTGGAAAAAGCTCTTCAAGTTCGGGATGGTAGGGCTTTCCGGGATTGTGGTAAATGAGGGGTTGCTCATCTATCTTAAGGAATTTGTTCATCTTGTCCTCCCGGTAGCGAGTATCATCGCCATCGAACTGTCTATTATCAGCAATTTTATCTTAAACGATCTCTGGACGTTCCGTGCAGATCGGGAAGAACACGCACTCGGGCATCGGTGGCAGCGGTTTATCTCGTTCCAGGTGGTCTCTGTCGGAGGGGCAGCGATCAATTTTGCCATCTTAAACGTGCTTGCAACGTGGGCCGGTGTCGATTACCGGATCGCAAATATTCTGGGGATTCTGGTGGCATTTATTTGGAATTTCTTGGTGAACCGGCGGGTGACGTGGCAACGAAAGTAG
- the wecB gene encoding non-hydrolyzing UDP-N-acetylglucosamine 2-epimerase, translating into MFAIILGTRPEIIKMSPLIRSCEKQGIDYFVLHTGQHYSYEMDRVFFEDLRLPAPRYNLDVGSGSHAVQTGAIMAGVEKILAEEKPEVVLVQGDTNTVLAGTLAASKCYVRGPQKLPVEVGHVEAGLRSFDRTMPEEINRIIADHVADYCFAPTEVAKKNLLHEGIDEKKIVVTGNTIVDAVRQNVVLSNESGNTLKNLGLSEKGYFLVTLHRQENVDDKTRLEGIFSALARLHAATGIPMVFPVHPRTEKMIKSFGLDLKGISLIPPQGFLDFLQLESNARMALTDSGGVQEETCILGVPCVTIRDSTERPETVAVGANIVAGVSPENIIKAAGTMLEKQDSWENPFGDGNAGDKILHSICSEI; encoded by the coding sequence ATGTTTGCCATCATCCTTGGAACACGGCCGGAGATCATCAAGATGTCCCCCCTTATCCGGTCGTGCGAAAAACAGGGTATTGATTATTTTGTCCTCCATACCGGCCAGCACTATTCTTACGAGATGGACCGGGTCTTTTTTGAGGATCTCCGCCTTCCCGCGCCCCGGTATAATCTCGATGTCGGTTCCGGAAGCCATGCCGTTCAGACAGGGGCCATCATGGCTGGTGTGGAAAAGATCCTCGCCGAAGAAAAACCGGAGGTAGTCCTTGTCCAGGGAGATACCAACACCGTACTTGCAGGAACGCTGGCCGCTTCCAAATGCTATGTACGGGGGCCGCAGAAACTGCCGGTGGAGGTGGGCCACGTGGAGGCTGGTCTGCGGAGCTTTGACCGTACCATGCCGGAAGAGATCAACCGGATAATCGCAGATCATGTAGCGGATTACTGTTTTGCACCAACGGAGGTGGCTAAGAAAAACCTCCTGCACGAAGGGATCGACGAAAAGAAGATTGTCGTGACCGGCAATACGATCGTCGATGCTGTCCGGCAGAATGTCGTCCTTTCAAACGAATCCGGAAATACCCTGAAAAATCTGGGACTTTCAGAGAAAGGGTATTTCCTGGTGACACTCCACCGTCAGGAAAATGTGGATGACAAAACGCGCCTTGAAGGGATCTTTTCCGCCCTCGCCCGGCTCCATGCCGCAACCGGGATACCCATGGTATTCCCGGTCCATCCGCGGACGGAAAAAATGATCAAATCGTTCGGACTTGACCTCAAAGGTATCTCCCTCATCCCCCCGCAGGGATTTCTGGATTTCCTGCAGCTCGAATCGAATGCCCGTATGGCACTGACCGATTCCGGGGGAGTGCAGGAAGAAACCTGCATCCTCGGCGTGCCTTGCGTAACAATACGGGATTCTACAGAACGACCGGAGACCGTTGCAGTCGGGGCAAATATCGTGGCAGGGGTGTCGCCCGAGAACATTATCAAAGCTGCGGGAACCATGCTTGAAAAACAGGACTCCTGGGAGAATCCGTTCGGTGACGGGAATGCGGGGGATAAGATACTTCATTCAATCTGTTCAGAAATATAA
- a CDS encoding glycosyltransferase family 2 protein — protein sequence MISIIVPLYNERENVLHYPEDFFPVVEDLSRKTGETFSYIFVDDGSKDDTVAQIKAVAQGRSDITLLEHGINRGMGNAIKTGLGACTSELVVTMDSDLTFRPEDIEKLIEKYRETGADCVSGSPYMGEGLMEEVTPFRLFLSASVNFMYRCLLGKKITSVSPIFRLYKREELAKLTISSSNFEINAEIISKLLIAGKNVVEIPVPLLRRKYGYSKINVKKEIKNNLVMLYKIFKTKYLHREWT from the coding sequence ATGATCTCGATTATTGTCCCGCTGTATAACGAGAGAGAGAACGTACTGCATTACCCTGAGGATTTTTTCCCGGTTGTCGAGGATCTTTCCCGTAAGACCGGGGAGACGTTTTCCTATATTTTTGTCGACGATGGGAGCAAAGACGATACGGTAGCGCAGATAAAGGCTGTCGCACAGGGCCGGTCGGATATCACCCTCCTCGAGCATGGGATAAACCGGGGCATGGGAAATGCGATTAAGACCGGCCTTGGTGCCTGCACATCAGAACTCGTCGTTACCATGGATTCCGATCTGACGTTCCGGCCGGAAGATATCGAAAAACTCATTGAAAAGTACCGGGAGACCGGTGCAGACTGCGTCTCCGGGTCCCCGTACATGGGGGAGGGGCTGATGGAGGAGGTTACACCCTTCCGGTTATTTTTAAGCGCCTCGGTGAACTTCATGTACCGCTGCCTTCTCGGGAAAAAGATTACCAGCGTCAGCCCGATCTTCCGGCTCTACAAGCGCGAAGAACTGGCAAAACTGACTATTTCCAGCAGCAATTTCGAGATCAATGCGGAGATCATATCCAAACTGCTCATCGCCGGTAAAAACGTCGTGGAGATCCCGGTCCCGCTGCTGAGGCGGAAATACGGGTATTCGAAGATCAATGTGAAAAAAGAGATCAAAAACAACCTGGTGATGCTTTACAAGATTTTTAAGACCAAATACCTTCACCGAGAATGGACCTGA
- a CDS encoding lysylphosphatidylglycerol synthase transmembrane domain-containing protein, which yields MDLSKNKKTIIQIVLLLIGLLILVYILRGSGILENIPYLLTISIPLLILAFVLSNINILVKIYRWKFLSEKYNQPISMREASIVTVSSLYFANITPGKVGDLFKAYYMQKKHLMDFFDGVSMIFYERFFELLILALTAGAIIFINMKGVSVIVLELTAVILIILALFYFKSDYFMGLLERLLVRVPVINTGEVKFHIKKLPLPDIFAVFVITGVSLVFEFARLWVIALAFGYWLNPLQVSIFFSLAIVAGLISQIPLGIGVTEGSLSFLFQQVGVPPVSAMSIVLTDRIISMYYALVLGFVFSKFSYDRLNEAEAAS from the coding sequence ATGGATCTTTCAAAAAATAAAAAGACGATAATCCAGATTGTTCTGTTACTCATAGGACTCCTGATCCTGGTCTATATCCTCCGCGGCTCCGGAATTCTTGAAAACATCCCTTACCTTCTTACCATCAGCATCCCGCTGCTCATACTAGCCTTTGTCCTCTCCAACATCAATATCCTGGTAAAAATTTACCGGTGGAAGTTCCTCAGCGAAAAATACAACCAGCCTATTTCAATGCGCGAAGCATCCATTGTCACGGTGTCGAGCCTGTATTTCGCCAATATCACGCCGGGAAAAGTAGGCGACCTCTTCAAGGCATATTATATGCAGAAAAAACACCTGATGGACTTTTTTGACGGCGTTTCGATGATCTTTTACGAGCGGTTCTTCGAACTGCTGATCCTCGCCCTGACCGCGGGGGCAATTATTTTTATCAATATGAAAGGGGTTTCGGTAATTGTCCTCGAGCTTACCGCGGTAATCCTGATTATCCTCGCCCTGTTCTATTTCAAATCCGATTATTTCATGGGGCTGCTGGAGAGGCTGCTCGTCCGTGTGCCGGTAATTAACACCGGAGAGGTAAAATTCCACATCAAAAAACTCCCGCTGCCCGACATCTTTGCCGTGTTTGTAATCACGGGAGTATCGCTGGTCTTTGAATTCGCCCGGCTGTGGGTGATCGCCCTCGCATTCGGGTACTGGCTCAACCCGCTGCAGGTATCGATCTTCTTCAGCCTCGCTATCGTTGCCGGTCTGATCTCCCAGATCCCGCTCGGCATCGGTGTGACGGAAGGATCCTTGAGTTTCCTCTTCCAGCAGGTCGGAGTTCCTCCGGTAAGTGCGATGTCGATTGTCCTGACCGATCGTATCATCTCTATGTATTACGCCCTTGTACTGGGATTTGTATTTTCCAAATTTTCCTATGACCGGCTCAACGAGGCTGAGGCTGCATCATGA
- a CDS encoding EF-Tu/IF-2/RF-3 family GTPase, whose translation MSNITVAVLAPNGYADTLGKKGTTSDITFYNLKKGPATVTFIEPTRYPEKLSSLFYAISLADRVLLVVSEVNATFGEMVLMLQCAGKANGSLVLKNYLSPDQIAPLIKGTVLEHYDVVEDEPIGIREKLLDAAAKLSAHQKTKEGASIGSMPIDHHFNVKGVGSVVLGCVAHGVIKKHDSLKVLPTTKTAQVRSIQKHDEDAEIAVIGDRAGLALKGIEAEDLDRGYVLTNDPAVKTASTITGQAQLVKYWPAPIKEDMVVYVGHWMQFLPARVTRVVAGSDWRMPELTITLDKDLVFPPGAKVVLNYLEGGKLRVVGTLAIA comes from the coding sequence ATGTCCAATATCACCGTCGCCGTCCTTGCCCCGAACGGCTATGCAGATACCCTGGGAAAAAAAGGTACAACCAGCGATATCACCTTCTATAACCTCAAGAAAGGCCCTGCGACCGTCACCTTCATCGAACCGACCCGGTACCCGGAGAAACTCTCCTCGCTCTTTTATGCGATCTCCCTCGCCGACCGGGTCCTCCTCGTAGTCAGCGAGGTCAACGCCACTTTCGGCGAGATGGTGCTGATGCTCCAGTGCGCCGGGAAGGCAAACGGCTCTCTTGTCCTCAAAAACTACCTCTCCCCCGACCAGATCGCGCCGCTCATCAAGGGCACCGTGCTCGAACACTACGATGTCGTCGAGGACGAACCCATCGGCATCCGGGAAAAGCTGCTCGATGCCGCGGCAAAGCTCTCGGCCCACCAGAAGACCAAGGAGGGCGCATCCATCGGGTCCATGCCCATCGACCACCACTTCAATGTCAAGGGTGTCGGGAGCGTAGTTCTCGGCTGCGTTGCTCATGGCGTGATCAAAAAACACGATTCGCTCAAGGTGCTCCCGACCACGAAAACCGCACAGGTCCGCTCGATCCAGAAGCACGACGAGGACGCCGAGATTGCAGTGATCGGCGACCGGGCAGGTCTTGCCCTCAAGGGGATCGAAGCCGAGGATCTCGACCGCGGGTATGTCCTGACAAACGACCCCGCGGTAAAGACCGCGTCCACCATCACCGGGCAGGCCCAGCTTGTCAAGTACTGGCCCGCCCCCATCAAGGAGGATATGGTCGTGTACGTGGGCCACTGGATGCAGTTTTTGCCCGCCCGGGTCACCAGGGTCGTTGCCGGCAGCGACTGGCGGATGCCCGAACTGACTATCACGCTCGATAAGGATCTGGTCTTTCCCCCGGGCGCAAAAGTCGTGCTCAACTATCTCGAAGGCGGCAAGCTCCGGGTTGTCGGGACGCTGGCGATTGCATAA
- a CDS encoding LemA family protein, whose translation MLGDIIGWIILIVIILVIIGLIIWAVGIYNRFFSLKNSSEATLGQIRVAMKKRLDMIEQLLGAVKSYAKFEQDTLTKVTAMRAAVATAGPGDLNKVEAESRSIFGRLLAVAENYPDLKTASTVTNLMGSVKDLENEISRQRYTYNNISQEFNTMMDTIPSNFIGHMIHLNKLEYLQFEEAIATAPKIEF comes from the coding sequence ATGCTCGGAGATATCATTGGCTGGATCATCCTGATTGTCATCATCCTTGTTATCATCGGCCTCATCATCTGGGCCGTCGGGATCTACAACCGGTTTTTCTCGCTCAAGAACTCCTCGGAAGCGACCCTCGGGCAGATCCGGGTGGCAATGAAGAAACGGCTCGACATGATCGAGCAGCTGCTCGGTGCGGTCAAGAGCTATGCAAAGTTCGAACAGGACACGCTCACGAAAGTCACCGCCATGCGTGCAGCGGTTGCTACCGCCGGGCCCGGGGACTTGAACAAGGTCGAGGCCGAGTCCCGCTCGATCTTCGGCCGGCTCCTTGCCGTTGCAGAGAACTATCCCGATCTCAAGACCGCGAGCACGGTCACGAACCTCATGGGCTCGGTCAAAGACCTGGAAAACGAGATCTCCCGGCAGCGGTACACCTACAACAACATCTCCCAGGAGTTCAACACGATGATGGACACCATCCCTTCGAACTTCATCGGGCACATGATACACCTCAACAAGCTTGAGTATCTCCAGTTCGAAGAAGCCATAGCGACTGCCCCCAAGATCGAGTTCTGA